One Salvia splendens isolate huo1 chromosome 22, SspV2, whole genome shotgun sequence DNA segment encodes these proteins:
- the LOC121787886 gene encoding metalloendoproteinase 3-MMP-like, producing MASKIFHPISFIFLIFILLAPVGHAKRSTPSDKNSSPFNFIKKLKGCHKGNNTKDILELKAYLEKFGYLSYGNNIHATNDDFDDILESAIKTYQKNYNIKPSGIIDDETISKMTTPRCGVPDIVNGTNYMQPRGNKHESSSSNVRIVSHYSFFPGNPRWP from the coding sequence ATGGCTTCTAAGATCTTTCATCCCATCTCCTTTATATTTCTCATTTTCATTCTACTTGCACCAGTTGGCCATGCCAAGAGGAGCACCCCTAGTGACAAAAACTCATCACCTTTTAATTTCATCAAGAAGTTAAAAGGTTGTCACAAGGGAAACAACACAAAAGATATCCTTGAGCTCAAAGCCTATCTCGAGAAATTCGGTTACCTCAGCTATGGAAACAATATTCATGCCACAAATGATGATTTCGATGACATCCTAGAATCAGCCATCAAAACCTACCAGAAAAACTACAACATCAAACCCTCAGGTATCATAGATGATGAAACGATATCAAAAATGACAACCCCACGATGCGGGGTGCCTGATATCGTTAACGGTACCAACTACATGCAACCCCGTGGCAATAAGCACGAGTCAAGCTCGAGCAACGTCCGCATAGTATCTCACTACAGTTTCTTTCCAGGAAACCCTAGATGGCCTTAA
- the LOC121787885 gene encoding metalloendoproteinase 3-MMP-like: MSNKQFGYLKYQNKTHATGDDFDDILESALKTYQENYHMKPSCVVDDATISKLITPRCGVPDIVNGINYMQPRGKKHNIHTVSHYSFFKGNPKWPSTKTHLTYRFLSNVPTYAIAPVAGAFQKWESSTHFTFARVQTNQNSDLEIGFFRGDHGDGIQNAFDEKSIAHASAPPGGRFHYDADDKWSVEPAADAFHLETVALHEIGHLLGFGHSLINAAIMYSTFSHGEVKILNADDIAGIRALYNR; encoded by the exons ATGTCAAATAAG CAATTTGGCTATCTCAAATACCAAAACAAAACCCATGCCACTGGTGATGATTTCGATGATATTCTTGAATCAGCTCTCAAAACCTATCAAGAAAACTACCACATGAAACCCTCATGTGTTGTTGACGATGCAACGATATCAAAACTGATAACCCCACGTTGTGGGGTACCTGATATCGTTAACGGCATTAACTACATGCAACCTCGTGGCAAGAAACACAACATCCACACAGTATCCCACTATAGTTTTTTTAAAGGAAACCCTAAATGGCCATCTACTAAAACCCATCTCACTTATAGATTCTTGTCCAACGTTCCCACATATGCTATAGCCCCTGTGGCAGGTGCCTTCCAAAAGTGGGAGTCTTCAACCCACTTCACCTTTGCACGAGTCCAAACCAATCAAAATTCTGATTTGGAAATAGGGTTCTTTAGAGGTGATCACGGAGATGGAATTCAAAACGCTTTTGATGAAAAAAGCATAGCTCATGCATCTGCACCACCTGGTGGAAGGTTCCACTACGATGCAGATGATAAATGGTCCGTTGAGCCAGCTGCAGATGCTTTCCACCTAGAAACTGTTGCGCTTCACGAAATCGGACACCTTTTGGGGTTTGGACATAGTTTGATTAATGCAGCAATCATGTATTCTACTTTCAGCCACGGAGAAGTCAAGATCTTGAATGCAGATGATATTGCAGGGATAAGAGCTTTGTACAATCGTTAA
- the LOC121786362 gene encoding metalloendoproteinase 3-MMP-like — protein MAFKIFLPISLIFLIFILLAPIGHAKRSTPSDKTSSPFDFIKKLKGCHKGNHTKEIHELKAYLEKFGYLKYEDKTHATNDDFDDTLESAIKTYQKNYHIKPSGIVDDKTISKMTTPRCGVPDIVNGTNYMQPRGKKHTPGFSNIHTVSHYRFFPGNPRWPSSKTHLTFRFSPNFPVSAVAPVARAFHKWDLATHFTFAQVGANQNSDMIIEFHRRNHGDGASFDGPGGVLAHAFAPTNGRFHYDADERWSIGSVAGAFDLETIALHEIGHLLGLGHSSVNAAIMFSGIGAGQIKNLHNDDIQGIRALYGR, from the coding sequence ATGGCTTTTAAGATTTTTCTGCCCATCTCCCTCATCTTCCTAATTTTCATTCTTCTTGCTCCAATTGGCCATGCCAAGAGGAGCACCCCAAGTGACAAAACCTCTTCACCTTTTGATTTCATCAAGAAATTAAAAGGTTGTCACAAGGGAAACCACACAAAAGAAATCCACGAGCTCAAAGCTTATCTCGAGAAATTCGGTTATCTCAAATATGAAGACAAAACCCATGCCACTAATGATGATTTTGATGATACTCTGGAATCAGCTATCAAAACCTACCAGAAAAACTACCACATCAAACCCTCAGGTATCGTAGATGATAAAACGATATCAAAAATGACAACCCCACGATGTGGGGTGCCTGATATCGTCAATGGCACTAACTACATGCAACCTCGTGGCAAGAAACACACGCCGGGCTTTAGCAACATCCACACGGTGTCACACTACAGATTCTTTCCAGGAAACCCTAGATGGCCATCTTCCAAAACCCATCTCACTTTTCGATTCTCCCCCAACTTTCCCGTAAGTGCTGTCGCCCCCGTGGCACGTGCCTTCCACAAATGGGACTTAGCCACTCACTTCACCTTCGCACAAGTGGGAGCCAATCAAAACTCTGATATGATCATAGAGTTCCATCGCCGCAACCACGGAGATGGAGCCTCTTTTGATGGCCCCGGTGGAGTCCTAGCTCATGCATTTGCACCTACCAATGGAAGGTTCCATTATGATGCCGACGAGAGGTGGTCTATTGGGTCAGTGGCGGGTGCTTTCGACCTAGAAACCATTGCGCTTCATGAAATCGGACACCTTCTAGGGCTCGGACATAGCTCGGTTAATGCAGCAATCATGTTTTCGGGGATCGGAGCAGGGCAGATCAAGAATTTGCATAACGATGATATTCAAGGAATAAGGGCGTTGTACGGTCGCTAA